From the Pseudomonas baltica genome, one window contains:
- a CDS encoding IlvD/Edd family dehydratase, producing MSDTRPRPLRSQQWFDDPEHADMTALYVERYMNYGLTRDELQSGRPIIGIAQTGSDLTPCNRHHIELAQRVKAGIRDAGGIPMEFPVHPIAEQSRRPTAALDRNLAYLGLVEILHGYPLDGVVLTTGCDKTTPACLMAAATTDLPAIVLSGGPMLDGWHKGQLIGSGTVLWHARNLMAAGEINYEGFMEMTTAASPSVGHCNTMGTALSMNALAEALGMSLPGCASIPAPYRERGQMAYATGKRICDLVREDIRPSQIMTRPAFENAIKVASALGASSNCPPHLIAIARHMGVELSLADWQALGEDVPLLVNCMPAGKYLGESFHRAGGVPAVMHELRKAGQLHEDCATVSGKTIGQIVSATASSDADVIQPYDNPLKHRAGFIVLSGNFFDSAIMKMSVVGEAFRKTYLSEPGAENSFEARAIVFEGPEDYHARINDPSLDIDERCILVIRGAGTVGYPGSAEVVNMAPPAALIKQGIDSLPCLGDGRQSGTSASPSILNMSPEAAVGGGLALLKTNDRLRVDLNNRSVNLLVDEAEMAERRAAWSPSYPASQTPWQELYRQLVGQLSTGGCLEPATLHLRVIARTGGEPRHSH from the coding sequence ATGAGCGATACCCGCCCCCGTCCCCTGCGCAGCCAGCAGTGGTTCGACGACCCCGAACACGCGGACATGACCGCGCTCTACGTCGAGCGCTACATGAACTACGGCCTGACCCGCGACGAGCTGCAATCCGGCCGGCCGATCATCGGCATCGCCCAGACCGGCAGTGACCTGACCCCCTGCAATCGCCATCACATCGAACTGGCCCAGCGCGTCAAGGCCGGCATTCGCGACGCGGGCGGCATCCCCATGGAATTCCCGGTCCACCCGATCGCCGAACAGAGCCGCCGCCCGACCGCCGCGCTGGATCGCAACCTGGCTTACCTGGGGCTGGTGGAAATCCTCCATGGCTATCCGCTCGATGGCGTGGTGCTGACCACCGGTTGCGACAAGACCACCCCCGCCTGCCTGATGGCGGCGGCGACCACCGACCTGCCCGCCATCGTACTCTCCGGCGGGCCGATGCTCGATGGCTGGCACAAGGGCCAGTTGATCGGCTCCGGCACCGTGCTGTGGCACGCCCGCAACCTGATGGCCGCCGGCGAGATCAACTACGAAGGCTTCATGGAAATGACCACCGCCGCCTCGCCGTCGGTGGGCCACTGCAACACCATGGGCACGGCGCTGTCGATGAACGCTCTGGCCGAAGCACTGGGCATGTCGCTGCCGGGCTGCGCGAGCATCCCGGCGCCCTATCGCGAGCGCGGGCAGATGGCCTATGCCACCGGCAAGCGCATCTGCGACCTGGTGCGCGAGGACATCCGGCCGTCGCAGATCATGACCCGCCCGGCGTTCGAGAACGCCATCAAAGTGGCCTCTGCACTCGGCGCCTCCAGCAACTGCCCGCCGCACCTGATCGCGATCGCCCGGCACATGGGCGTCGAGCTGAGTCTGGCGGATTGGCAAGCGCTGGGCGAAGACGTCCCCCTGCTGGTCAACTGCATGCCGGCCGGCAAGTACCTGGGCGAGAGTTTTCACCGCGCCGGTGGCGTACCGGCGGTGATGCACGAGCTGCGCAAGGCCGGCCAGCTGCATGAAGACTGCGCCACGGTCAGCGGCAAGACCATCGGCCAGATCGTCAGCGCTACCGCCAGCAGCGATGCCGATGTGATCCAGCCATACGACAATCCGCTCAAGCACCGCGCCGGCTTCATTGTGCTGAGCGGCAACTTTTTCGATAGCGCGATCATGAAGATGTCGGTGGTCGGCGAAGCGTTTCGCAAGACGTATCTTTCGGAACCTGGCGCGGAGAACAGCTTCGAAGCCCGCGCCATCGTCTTCGAAGGGCCCGAGGACTATCACGCGCGCATCAACGATCCGTCGCTGGACATCGACGAGCGCTGCATTCTGGTGATTCGCGGCGCCGGTACCGTGGGCTATCCGGGCAGCGCCGAGGTGGTCAACATGGCGCCGCCGGCAGCCTTGATCAAACAAGGTATCGACTCGCTGCCGTGCCTGGGCGATGGTCGCCAGAGCGGTACGTCGGCCAGCCCGTCGATCCTCAACATGTCCCCCGAAGCGGCCGTGGGCGGCGGCCTGGCGCTGCTGAAAACCAATGACCGGCTGCGCGTCGACCTCAACAACCGCAGCGTCAACCTGCTGGTGGACGAGGCCGAGATGGCCGAGCGCCGCGCCGCCTGGTCGCCCAGCTATCCGGCTTCGCAGACGCCCTGGCAGGAGTTGTATCGCCAATTGGTGGGCCAGCTGTCGACCGGCGGCTGCCTGGAGCCGGCGACGCTGCACCTGCGCGTGATCGCCCGTACCGGTGGCGAGCCGCGCCATTCCCACTAA
- a CDS encoding sugar phosphate isomerase/epimerase: MKIALDPYMHRHLSLPELCRKTAEMGFEYLEMSPRDDFLPWWVHPRAHKERIGEFNKALRDHGVQLASILPMYRWASPHEDERRTAVEHWKQAIQIAVDMGCTTMNSEFGRGPSPDRGHTVSCCGGVHSHESSEAAWWRSMEELVPILEHEGVTLNVEPHPEDWCETLNPALDIIKTIGSNNVKFLYCAPHTYYFGDDMAKMIAEAGSMIAHVHIADTYNHKASSGLRYIVNPPGAKVTVHQHMDMHQGEIDWDVFFGALAKTGFDGIVTACVFGWEERADESGKFMRQEIQKYVDKYFR; the protein is encoded by the coding sequence ATGAAGATCGCCCTCGACCCCTACATGCACCGCCACCTGAGCTTGCCCGAGCTGTGCCGGAAAACGGCCGAAATGGGTTTCGAATACCTGGAGATGTCGCCGCGCGATGATTTTCTGCCCTGGTGGGTGCATCCGCGCGCCCACAAGGAGCGCATCGGCGAATTCAACAAGGCCCTGCGTGATCATGGCGTGCAGTTGGCGTCGATCCTGCCGATGTACCGCTGGGCCAGCCCCCATGAAGACGAACGACGCACCGCCGTCGAACACTGGAAACAGGCCATCCAGATCGCCGTGGACATGGGCTGCACCACCATGAACTCGGAATTCGGTCGCGGCCCGTCACCCGATCGTGGCCATACCGTGAGTTGCTGTGGCGGCGTGCACAGCCACGAATCCAGTGAAGCGGCCTGGTGGCGCTCGATGGAAGAGTTGGTGCCGATTCTGGAACACGAAGGCGTCACCCTGAACGTCGAACCGCACCCTGAAGACTGGTGCGAAACCTTGAACCCGGCGCTGGACATCATCAAGACCATCGGCTCGAACAACGTCAAGTTCCTGTATTGCGCACCGCACACCTATTACTTCGGCGACGACATGGCGAAGATGATCGCCGAGGCGGGCTCGATGATCGCCCATGTGCACATCGCCGACACCTACAACCACAAGGCGTCCTCAGGGCTGCGCTATATCGTCAATCCACCGGGGGCGAAGGTCACGGTGCACCAGCACATGGACATGCATCAGGGCGAGATCGACTGGGACGTGTTTTTCGGCGCGCTGGCCAAGACCGGCTTCGACGGTATCGTCACGGCGTGCGTGTTCGGCTGGGAAGAGCGCGCGGATGAGTCGGGCAAATTCATGCGCCAG